The Solibacillus sp. FSL R7-0668 genome includes the window TTCATTTCCGAGATGTAAAGGACAAGCTACTCGCCGATCCAGTGTTTTTAAAAATGCTTTGTTTGTTTTTAAGCACCAAAACGATGAATATGACGACTCGATATACGCAAAACCAAGCCTATCCGCTAGAAAATCGACTCGCCTCTTTTATATTGCTCACTTCTGACAATGAGTTTTACAAAGAAAAACATACCGAGGTGTGCGAATACTTAGGCGTATCTTACCGTCATTTACTATTTGTCCTCGCCAAGTTTACAGAGGCTGGCTATTTAACAAAGCATAATCGTGGCTATCTTATAAATGACCGAGAACAACTCGAGCAATTAGCAGCTGAAATCCAGTACTAAAAAAATCCAGTAATCCCCTCTGTTTCACTTGGGAGAAATTACTGGATTTAATACATAAGTTATTTTCATTCTACTCATTAAAATCATATGGTGAAATACCGTCCATGCCAATTAACGGATGGATGTAGGGTGCTGTTTCCACCGTTAAATTGGTTGGCAATGTTTCACCGATTTTATGTGAATCTACTGTATTCAATAATCCAAGCTGCTCTGTAGCAGGCTGCTTTGGTGCTTGCTGCTGCGTACTTTCCGAAACGGCTATTGGCTTTTCTTGCGTCACCACCGCTTCAGCCTCTGTCGTTAACGCTGGATTTAAACGTGCCTTTAATGTTGTGAAGCGCTGCAAATCATCGGTTGTTGCTAATCCTTTTGCAAGGACATCGGGTTCGCCACATAAGATTAAAAAGTTTTTTGCCCGTGTAATCCCTGTGTACAGCAAATTACGTCGTAGCATTTTTGAATAGCCACGCACCACTGGCATAATGACCGTCTGGAATTCCGAGCCCTGAGATTTATGAATGGAACAGCAATAAGCGAGTGTAATTTGATTTAAATCAGGGCGCTGATAGGTTACTTCAATGCCATCATAGGAAACGACAAGTAAATCCTGTTTTTCTACCGTCTCCTTGGCACGAATAATGGCAATGACTTCCCCCATATCTCCATTAAAGACATTGTTTTCAGGCTGATTGACGAGCTGTAGCACTTTATCGCCAATACGGTAAATCGTATCCCCAAAGACGAGTTCTTTTCGGGTACCATCGTTTGGATTAACAAGTTCCTGAATTTCTTTATTTAAATTATCAATTCCAGCAGGTCCTCGATACATAGGCGCGAGTACTTGAATATCACGAATGGCCTGGCCTTTTGACATGGCCCCCTTCACAACTTGTGTGACGACACTTGTTACTTGGCCTGCTGCGGCTTGAATAAACGAACGGTCCGAAGTTTTCGCCGTTAATGTTTCAGGTACAATACCTTTTTTAATTTGATGGGCCATTTCGATAATCGTGGACCCCTCCGCTTGACGATAAACATCGGTTAATTCGACGATCGGAATCTGCTGTGAACCTAGCAAGTCCTTTAATACTTGACCCGGTCCTACAGGAGGGAGCTGGTCCTGGTCGCCCACAAACACTACTTGTACATCTTCATGCAATGCTTTTAATAGCTGATGTGCTAGCCATGTATCGACCATCGACATTTCATCAATAATAATGAGTCGTCCCACTACTTCACGTTCGGTTTCTTCACCCTTTTCCTGCCCGTTAAAGCCAAGTAACCGGTGGATGGTCATCGCAGGTAGACCTGTTGATTCGGCTAATCGCTTGGCTGCGCGTCCAGTTGGGGCTGCTAGAACAATGGGAAATGGCTCGTCCTTTTCCACATAGGTTTTCGGATCCAACGACAAACCATGCAATTCGGCATAGACTTCCACGATTCCACGCACAACGGTTGTCTTCCCTGTACCTGGCCCACCAGTTAAAATCATGACGGCTGAATTAAGCGCCGTTTCAATTGCCTGTGCTTGTGTTGGTGCGTAGGTTACCTCGTACTGCTCCTCGATATTACCGATTGCTTTTCGGATTTCGTCACGAGAAAAATTTTGTGCTTGTTTATTTTTTTCTTTTAGCTCATTTATTTTACTCGCAATTCCTACCTCACTAAAATAGAGCGAGGGCAAATACAGGCGCGTTTCTTCACCGCAAATTTTGGATTCCTCTCGCATTTCAATTGCGGCTTGGGAAATCGCCTCATACGGAATTTCAATGCGCTGACTTTGCTCCAGCATCGACTTTACTTGAGGCAGCACGATTTCAGCGTCTAAATAGACATGCCCTTCCGATAAAGACGCTGCTGTTAGCACATGAAAAATCCCGGCTTTAATTCGGTCTGGATGATTCCCTGTAATGCCAAGCTTCCCACCAAGCTCATCCGCGCGAATAAACCCTACACCATCTACTTCCTCGATAAGACGGTAAGGATTTTCGGTTAAGAGCGTAATCGTTTCCTCACGATACGCTTGGTAAATTTTCATCCCCAGCTGTGGACCAAATCCCCACTCATTCAGACGTACCATGACGCGCTCTAAGCCAAGGTTTTCTTCGATGGTTTGGCGAATATGCAATTTTTTTTCTGCCGTTAAACGTGGTACCACATCGAGTGCGGATGGATCTTCTAAAATGATCGTCAATGCATCAAGGCCAAGCTTTTTAACAATTGTCTCCGCTGTTTTGCGTCCAATTCCTGTAAATAAATCGCTCGATAAATAATGCACGATCCCTTGCTCTGTTGTTGGCACTTCTTTTTCAAAAGTATCAATTTGAAATTGCATCCCGTATTTTGGATGTGTTTTCATTTGCCCTGTAAAACGGTAGAGCTCATCCTCCGCTAATTTTGGAAAATAGCCAACAATAATGATTTCTTTTTCTTCATGTTGAATATTGGTTTCTTGAATTTTGACACGAACAATGGAGTACATATTCGTTGCATTATGAAAAATTGTTACGATTGGGCGACCTAGAATAAAATTTTTATTTAAGTCGAACAAATTGAGATTTTCCGCCATTTCCATGCCACACTTTCTTTTTTCTTCGTATCGCCATTTTATCATATGATGCCTAGACTGTCTTAGCTATTACTACATCTACAATACGTCTGATTTTTCTATTAATTTCATGTAGTAAAGTGTTATGATAGAACATATTGAACGAAAGAAAAGGTAGTGATGATATGCAATTTAGACCATGTATTGACTTACATGATGGCAAAGTCAAACAAATCGTCGGCAGCACGCTCGGCTATGAAGACAAAGAAGTTGTCGAAAATTTTACATCAGCGCATGATTCCTCGTATTATGCATCATTATTCCAGCAAAACAAATTGACGGGTGGGCATGTTATTATGCTTGGTCCTGGCAATGAAGATGCGGCCATTCGCGCATTACAAGCCTATCCAAACGGCTTGCAAATTGGCGGCGGCATTACAGCAGACAATGCGACAAAATATATTGAAGCTGGTGCATCCCATGTCATCGTAACCTCTTATATTTTCCATGATGGAATATTAGATAGTGAACGTCTTGAAAAATTAGTACAGGCTGTTGGCAAAGAAAAATTAGTCCTTGATTTAAGCTGTCGCAAACGAGATGATAAATGGTTTGTTGTAACAGACAAATGGACAAAATTTAGTGATTTTGAAGTAAATGCCACGTCCATTCAACAAATCGAAAACTATTGTGATGAATTATTGATCCATGCAGTTGACGTGGAAGGCAAAAGAAGTGGGATGCAGGAGGAGCTTGTTCGCGATTTAGCGCAGTGGACCTCGATTCCAACAACGTATGCAGGTGGTGTCCGTTCGCTTGAGGATCTAAAAAAATTCGAAAAGATTGCTAACGGGAAACTACATGTCACCATCGGCAGTGCTTTATCCATATTTGGTGGCGATTTAGATTTCCAAAAAGTTGTGGCGTATTGTGAATAATAAGAAAAACGACGAGCCATCATATGCTCGTCGTTTTTTTATAAATTCCACATTAACCTTTTGGCAATCATTTGATATTCTTCAGGACCAATGCCCGGTGCAAATTCTTCAGGTAATTCATGTAAATCCGGAATTTTCGCTCCCTTTGGTGTGCCCTCCTCCACAATGAGCGGCGCGTTCGTCATTGGATGCGTACCTTTCCAAATCTTATCAATATCTTTATAATCCCCCACATAATTCCACGTAAACAGCACATTGCCATAACCGCGCTCTTCATATTTCCTCGCCTGATCAAACACATGATTATCAAGGCTTGGGATTGGTAGCATTCTCGTGACATCGAGTCCTGTCGCCATTTCGAGCGCTTTGGCATACGCCACGACATGAACCCCACCACGCACAAGTAAATACCCAATCATTTCCCGCGCAGTTGGATGATCGGTCATCTCAAACACACGCATTTTATGAGTACGCGCTCCGCATTCTAAGAAAAAGTTATGCAGTAAATCGAGCACTAAATTCCCACTAGAAAACACATTTTCCCCCGTCCAAGGCTTCCCCATCGAATCCACTGGTAAAGACGTTTGTGCAGCAGCAATAAAACTTTGTGTATTCCGCATGTTTTTTGCATTTTGCAATGGCGCCACATTCGGTACACCTGAAAATGAGCTATCTTTATGGAGTAAATTAATCGTATTGGCGACAAGCTCTACGTGACCAAACTCCTCTGCCGTAATACTTGCCACTAAATCATAAAATGGCTTTAGCTTCTTTTTACCACGGAAATTAAACGATTGATACATATAATTATTCAGTGTCGACATTTCACCAAATTTGCCACCTAACAATTCCTGAACCGCACTTGCTGCATTGGCATCGCCATATTCAACTTGCGGCAACTCAATTAATAAACGATTAACACGTTGAAACAAACTCAGCATCCCTCCTACTCAACAAAGCATATGCCGGTAGAAGTCGCGCTAGACCTTAGTCTTTGTGATTTACAAACGGCGTAATCCACACAATTTGATCAATGCGAATGTAAAAAGGGGTACGGCATACATCTAGTATAATATAATCTGGGCAAACTGCTGCTAAAACACCTTGCTGTACATGATTACCCGTTTGCTGTACAGCGACCATTTGCCCTAAATAATGCTGAATGGCTTCCAACCAATAGGCATTTGAATAATTATTCATTTGAACCAAAAAATCACTCCTTTAATTGCATACCCTACAATATGCATAAAAGGAGTGATTCGTTCTTCAATTATGATTTTACCTTCGATTCTATAATTATCGTGACAGGACCATCATTGATCAGCGCTACATCCATCATTGCGCCAAAAACACCCGTTTCGACTTGTAGCCCGTGCGTTGTCAACTGTTTATTAAATGCTTGCCATAACGGCTCAGCTTGCTCCGGACGTGCCGCTTCGACAAAGCTTGGACGCTTTCCTTTGCGTGTATCCGCATAGAGCGTAAATTGTGATACCGATAAAATCGCGCCACCTACCTCATGGATTGCACGATTCATTTTGCCATCTTCGTCTTCCCAAATTCGCAAATCTGCAATTTTTTTGGCAACATATTGAATATCCTCAAGCGTATCGCTATGTGTGATCCCAACTAATAACACATAGCCTTTATCAATCGCACCTGTAACTTGTCCATCCACGGTAACGGACGCTTGCTTTGAACGTTGTAATACTACTCGCATTTATAACCCTTCAATCTATTAATTAATGACGCGCTGTACCGAATAAATATCGGGCAGTTGCTTAATTTTTTCAACCACTTTATGCAGTCCCGAAATATTCGAAATTGCAATTGTTAAATGAATCGTTGCAATTTTCTCGCGGTCAGCACGGCCTGTTACGGCTAAAATATTCGTCTTCGCTTCACTTACGGCATGCATGACATCATTTAATACCCCCGGACGATCAAACGCTGATATTTCAATATCTACTGGGTATTCCTTACGCATTTGAGTCGCGGCATTTTCCCATTCTACTTCAATTAAGCGTTCCACATTGCTGTCCTCTTGAATATTCGGACAATCTGCACGGTGCACCGATACACCACGACCTTTTGTAATAAAGCCAACAATTTCATCACCTGGCACTGGCGTACAGCAACGGGATAAACGAATGAGTAAATTATCGATACCTTTCACAATGACACCCGACTCCGTACGCTTTTTCGGTGCACTGCTGTTCATATTTTTAACGATTTTTTCAAGCGCTTCTTCCTGTTCACGCTCTTTACGCATTTTTTCAGCAAGGCGATTGACAATTTGCTGTGCCGTAATACCGCCTACCCCTACCGCTGCATATAAATCATCTTCATGTGTGTAATTGAATTTCTCAATAACACGCTTAATATTCTCTGATGTTAATACCACTTTAGCGTCAAACTCTTGTGCTTTTATTTCTTTATCAACAAGTTCTTTCCCCTTCACAACGCTTTCTTCACGTACATGCTTTTTAAAGAACTGCTTTATTTTATTTTTCGCCTGTGAGCTTTGTGCAATTTTTATCCAATCTCGACTCGGTCCGAATGATTGTTTGGATGTTAGCACTTCAATGATATCACCTGTTTTCAGTGGTGTATCAAGTGGTACCATTTTACCATTTACTTTGGCGCCAATCGTTTTATTGCCCACTTCTGAATGGACACGGTACGCAAAGTCGATTGGGACAGAACCCGCTGGTAACTCAATGACGTCCCCTTTTGGCGAGAATACGTAGACCATATCAGAAAATAAATCAAATTTTAAAGACTCCATAAACTCCGCAGCGTTCGAGGATTCGTTTTGGAATTCTAAAATTTCGCGGAACCATGTTAATTTTTGGTCAATATTTTCGACATTTTGCTCCACTGTTCTTCCTTCTTTATAAGCCCAGTGCGCGGCGATACCGAATTCGGCAATTTTATGCATCTCTTTTGTGCGGATTTGCACTTCAAGTGGATCGCCATAGGGTCCGATAACCGTTGTATGCAATGACTGATATAAGTTTTGCTTCGGCATCGCAATATAATCTTTAAAACGACCAGGCATCGGCTTCCATAATGTATGGATAATTCCGATAACCGCGTAACAGTCTTTAATGCTATCTACTAGAATACGTACCGCCAGTAAATCATAAATTTCATTGAACTGCTTCTTTTGCAACACCATTTTACGGTAAATGCTATATAAATGCTTTGGACGGCCATACACATCGGCTTCGATCTCAACTTCTTCTAATTGGGAGTTGATTTCATCCATCACATTGTCTAAATAAGCTTCACGTTCATCACGTTTTTTCTTCATTAGACTAACAATACGGTAATATTGCTGCGGATTTAAATAACGTAGCGCTGTATCCTCAAGCTCCCATTTCACCTTCGAAATTCCTAAGCGATGTGCCAATGGTGCAAAGATTTCCAACGTTTCTTGAGAAATGCGACGTTGCTTTTCTGCCGGTAAATGCTTTAACGTACGCATATTGTGCAGACGGTCCGCTAATTTAATTAAGATAACGCGAATATCCTGTGCCATTGCGACAACCATTTTTCGGTGATTTTCTGCTTGTTGTTCTTCTTTTGACATATATTTAATTTTTTCAAGCTTTGTTACGCCATCAACTAATTTTGCTACTTCTTCACTAAACTCGTTCACTAAGTCTTCACGAGTTACTTCTGTATCTTCTACTACATCATGTAAAAAGCCTGCTGCGACTGTTGCTGGGTCCATTTGCAATTCTGCTAAAATGCCAGCTACTTGTACAGGGTGAATGATGTATGGTTCTCCAGAACTACGGAATTGCTCTTGATGCGCTTCCCTTGCTACCTCATACGCTTTTACAACAAAGGCAACATGTTCATCATTCATATAAGATTTGACGAGCTCGAAAACCTCTTCGGGCGCCATTATTTGTTCTTTCGCCATTTTTTGTCCACCTTGTTTCATATTTTCACGTTAAGTATAAATTCAATTGTATAAAAAATGTCTAGCAAATGTAAAGACACGTAGGCATTTAGTTTTGCAAAAACGAGAAATTTGTAGAATTGTTGAACAGGAATGGGGGGACATTCATTTGCAATATCCTCCATAAAGCAAAAGCTACCCTGCTTAACATGCACAAGGTAGCTTGACTGATTAATATTGAATTAACGTTTTAATCGGTACTTTGCTAATTTTTTCGCGGCCCTTTAATTCCTCTAGCTCAATAATGAATGCCGCACCAACAACAACACCGCCTAATTCCTCGATTAAGCGTACCGTTGCTTCCACAGTTCCGCCCGTTGCAAGTAAATCGTCACAGATTAATACTTTTTGACCTGGTTTTACAGCGTCTTTGTGCATTGTTAATGTGTCTGTTCCATATTCTAAGCCGTAATCAGCTGAGATGACTTCACGTGGTAATTTACCTGGCTTACGCACCGGGGCAAAACCAATTTCTAATGCATATGCTACCGGGCATCCAATGATGAAACCGCGCGCTTCAGGACCGACGATAATTTCTGCGCCCACTTCTTTTGCATAAGCAACGATTTGATCTGTCGCATATTTATAAGCTGGACCATTATCCATAATTGTCGTAATATCCTTAAAGCTGATTCCTTCTTTAGGCCAGTTTTCGACTGTTGTTACATATTGTTTTAAATCCATTGTTCCTTGTCCTCCTCAAGAACTCAATCGTTCGTCAAACCAATGCTTTAGCTCACTATATGTAGCATATAAAAGTTTTTGCTCCAGCTCAATTTGTTTTGAACGCATTTTATATGACGGTGCCTCTGATAATGCTTTCTTCGGCGCATGATCATTAACAGTCGTCAAACCATTCTCTATTGTAACAAATCCTAGCTCAAAAAACACTTTTGTCATAAACTTAATTACTTCGATATTGAGTCCGATATGTTGCGATAATTGTTGAATATGCTGATTCAGATTAAAGGCAGGACGTTTTTTTAAGAAACCGTAGTACCATTTAAAATGATCGCGTGTAGGCATCCCATTAAAGTAGGCCGAGTTTTTTGTATAAAAATGTGCATAAATTCGTTCAATCTTTGCAGTTTGTAATAATGCCTCCAAAATGGCTACATTTTCAGGCAAATCAAGTAGTACGAGATTACGCTGTATAGTAGTGAAATCCGTTTGTGCTGTTACAAGGACAATCTCTTTCGGAATCGCCTCTGTATATTCTTGTTTTGTTTGCTCTGTAAAGGCGATAAAGTCCGTTTGCTCAATCGGTATTTTAGCAAGCCAATGCGCTGTTTGGCTTTTTCCACGGTAATCATACAGCTGCCATTCCTTGACCCCAACATCTTGAATCATAAATTGCGGCTTTTTATTCCCTTGCCACTCATTAATTTGCAAATCACCAACGAGCGATAAATCAATGCCATACGAAATTTCATCGAATAAATAGCCTTTGCCAAAGCCAATAGCATCGAGTGTCGCGTAGGCATCTTCTAGCTCCATTTTTAAATGATTTTCTGCTGAACCAATTTTACGCATCGATTTGACTTTAACATTTTGAATTGCGAAGTTTGGTTTCGGAAACTCTGTCCCAAATGGCGCTAATTGACGAATTTCTTCAATCGCTTCCACTGAAATTTCGTTTAAGGTAATCGGCACATCAATATGTAGCTTTTGAATGAGCTGTTCTTCGGTTAAACAGGCACTTGCTTGGTCATGCAGACGCTGACGTAACTCATCAACATGTTCCAATGGTAACGTCATCCCAGCTGCCATTGGATGCCCACCGAAATGCGGTAATAGTTCACGGTTTTTGGCTAATTCATTATACAAATGGAAGCCTTCAATACTACGCGCAGACCCCTTGGCAATGCCTTTTTCATGGTTCAAAGAGAGCACAATCGTTGGGCGATAATATTTCTCCACTAAACGAGATGCAACAATCCCTACAACACCAGGGTTCCAGTTTTCTCCCGCAACTACTAACACAAGGGAGTCCTTTATTTGCGGTGAGCTTTCTATCATTGTTATCGCTGCATTCGCAATTTCCTCAACGATTTTTTTACGCTCGGTATTTTGGTCATTTAACTGTTTGGCTAAATCGTTTGCCTCTATTGGATTTTCGCTCATTAAAAAATGAACCCCTGGCTGTGCGTCACCTAATCGACCAATTGCATTTAAGCGTGGTCCAAAATAAAAGCCGACTGTTTCTTCATTAATATCCTTTTGGCTTACTCCAGATGCCTCAGAAAGGGCAGGAACCCAAGGATTGTGCGACTGTTGTAATGCCTGTAACCCACGCTGAACAAGATAGCGGTTTTCGCCAACGAGTGGTACTAAATCTGAAATTGTGCCCACTGCCACATATTCAAATAAATGTTCAGGTAGCTCCCCATATAAAGCATGCGCTAATTTAAAGGCCACTCCTACACCTGCAAGCTCTCCAAACGGATAATGCCCTTCTGGTACACGCGGATGCACGATGACATTGGCATCAGGCAATACATCTCCTGCTTCATGGTGATCGGTAATGATGACATCCATTCCAAGCTCGCGCGCTAATTTTACTTGCTCGATGCCACTGATGCCGTTATCGACTGTAATTATGAGCTGTACGCCATCTGCATGTGCTTGGCGGAATAATTCTTCATTCGGTCCATAGCCATGCTTAAATCGATTTGGAATGACAAAATCGACATCCGACCCTAAATCTAGCAGCACATTTAGCAGAACGGTCGTACTTGTTATGCCGTCCGCGTCATAATCTCCATATACTAAAATCTTTTCACCACTGTCTAGAGCCTGTTCAATTCGTGCGACAGCCTCTTCCATACCTGCCATTAAAAACGGATCATGGTAATCATCCGAATTGATTGTTAGTAAAGGTTTCGCTTGTTCTACTGTCTCACAGCCACGTGCAATTAAGATTTTTGCAGTAATGGATGAAATCTTTAGCTGTGACGTGAATTGTTTGATAAGTTCTTCATTTGGTTTTTGAATTGTCCACAGTTTTTGTGACTGAATCATGTCATTTCACTTCCTCATGCAGTCCATTATACAAAAAATAAAGCGGGTTTCCTAAGGTTTCCTTCCAAATAAAAAAAGATGCTTTGTGAATCGTTCTACAAAACATCTTTCCATTTTTATTGAGCATTGATTCTTTTCGAAACCTCTGAAGACTCCTCCTCAACAATTGCCGAAACACTGCGCTCACTCAATTGTTCTTTTAAACGTAGAAGTTCGCTATCCTTTTCATTAATAATTGTTCGGGCATTGTCCAATTCTTTTCGTATCATTTTGATTTTGTGCTCACTGTTAAACATTCGGAAAGCCGAAAAGCAAAAGCTAATAATAAATCCAACCAAAACCGAGCTTAAAATGACTAGAATTAATGGCCAATATGCTTCACCGAATACATAATCAACCGGAACCCTTTCAACATTTACCGTTGCAAAAATGGCAATAATAAGTGCAAATAGCAGCCCTACAACAAATGTCCATTGCATTTTCATCATCGTCTCACCCACTCTTATAAAATGACTATCTAGTTATTTCTATTCCCATTTTATACATTCCGCAAAACTAAAAGCACCCGATAAATAAATATTTATCAGGTGCTTACATGTTCTATTAAACTTGTGGCTCGTCTGAACCCCATTGTTTTTTCTCTTTTTTCACAACAGCCGTACCCTTTTTGTCCATTTCGCGAGACTTTAATGTGTACCAAACTTGCGCTGCGATACAAATTGATGAGTACATACCTGTAACTAAACCAATTAGTAAGGCAATCGAGAAGTTTTGAATCGATGGTGCACCTAAGAAAATAAGCGCAATGACTACGATAATAACCGTTAATACCGTATTAATCGAGCGTCCCATCGTTTGACGCAGTGATTTGTTGACGATTAAGGCAAGCTCTTCCTTCGTAGTAATCGAACCTGCACGATCAATATTTTCACGAATCCGGTCAAACGTTACAATCGTATCGTTGATCGAATAACCAACAATCGTTAATACCGCTGCGATAAATGTAATGTCTACCTCTAGACGTAGAATACTGAAAATCACCACAATAAAGAATACGTCATGCAGTAAAGAAGCAATTGCCCCTAGACCCATGCGCCATTCAAAACGAACTGCTACATAAATGATAATGCCTAGTGCCGCTAATGATAAGGCATAAATCGCATTTTTTGCTAACTCTTTACCAACTGTTGCTGAAACGGTGCTTAAGCTTGGCTCATGCCCGTATTGATCCATAACAGCTGCTTTAAAGTCTAATACTTCTTTTTGTGTGAAGTCGGTTTTATAACGCATAACCGCGATATTTTGATCATCTCCTGAAATGACAACATCTTCATTGGCGAAGCCGATTTCATCTAAGTAATCCACAACCTCTTCTTGTTTTAACGCTTGGTCCGCTAAAATTTCGACACGAGTACCTTGTGAGAAATCAATGCCTAAGTTGAGTTTGAACACGCCAAGCACGACAATACCGATGACAAGAATAATCGATGATAGCGCATAGAATTTTTTACGATTCTGTACGAAATCCAGCTTATCAAATTTTGTTGTTAAATCTAAAGAAGTAATATTATCCTCTAAATTATGCTGCTTTGACTTTGGAATACCAAACCATGCTGGATTGCTAAAGTAGCCACTATTTACTAATAGTCCTTGTAACATACGTGAACCCCATACCGCTGTTACAAATGATAATAAGA containing:
- a CDS encoding LapA family protein, whose translation is MMKMQWTFVVGLLFALIIAIFATVNVERVPVDYVFGEAYWPLILVILSSVLVGFIISFCFSAFRMFNSEHKIKMIRKELDNARTIINEKDSELLRLKEQLSERSVSAIVEEESSEVSKRINAQ
- the recJ gene encoding single-stranded-DNA-specific exonuclease RecJ; this translates as MIQSQKLWTIQKPNEELIKQFTSQLKISSITAKILIARGCETVEQAKPLLTINSDDYHDPFLMAGMEEAVARIEQALDSGEKILVYGDYDADGITSTTVLLNVLLDLGSDVDFVIPNRFKHGYGPNEELFRQAHADGVQLIITVDNGISGIEQVKLARELGMDVIITDHHEAGDVLPDANVIVHPRVPEGHYPFGELAGVGVAFKLAHALYGELPEHLFEYVAVGTISDLVPLVGENRYLVQRGLQALQQSHNPWVPALSEASGVSQKDINEETVGFYFGPRLNAIGRLGDAQPGVHFLMSENPIEANDLAKQLNDQNTERKKIVEEIANAAITMIESSPQIKDSLVLVVAGENWNPGVVGIVASRLVEKYYRPTIVLSLNHEKGIAKGSARSIEGFHLYNELAKNRELLPHFGGHPMAAGMTLPLEHVDELRQRLHDQASACLTEEQLIQKLHIDVPITLNEISVEAIEEIRQLAPFGTEFPKPNFAIQNVKVKSMRKIGSAENHLKMELEDAYATLDAIGFGKGYLFDEISYGIDLSLVGDLQINEWQGNKKPQFMIQDVGVKEWQLYDYRGKSQTAHWLAKIPIEQTDFIAFTEQTKQEYTEAIPKEIVLVTAQTDFTTIQRNLVLLDLPENVAILEALLQTAKIERIYAHFYTKNSAYFNGMPTRDHFKWYYGFLKKRPAFNLNQHIQQLSQHIGLNIEVIKFMTKVFFELGFVTIENGLTTVNDHAPKKALSEAPSYKMRSKQIELEQKLLYATYSELKHWFDERLSS